In Moorella sp. Hama-1, a single genomic region encodes these proteins:
- a CDS encoding class II aldolase/adducin family protein: MLELDAVTGLRREMAAVSKQIFARNLTSATSGNISARVPGHPEQVLIKATGKSFGDVEAEDFILVDLEGNILAGTGKPSKEIRFHLGIMKARPEVGAVFHGHSAYATAYVTARGELPAVTAAAEGGLGKIGVIGFAPAGSVELAEMVSKAFQDPELKAAVMTRHGFITVGPDIHRAFYLADVLEDNARVAFLLAQLG; the protein is encoded by the coding sequence ATGCTCGAACTCGATGCTGTTACCGGATTACGCCGGGAAATGGCGGCTGTGAGCAAACAGATCTTTGCCCGCAACCTCACCTCGGCCACCAGCGGCAATATCAGCGCCCGGGTGCCCGGTCACCCGGAGCAGGTTTTGATTAAGGCTACCGGCAAATCCTTTGGGGATGTCGAGGCGGAGGATTTTATCCTGGTCGACCTGGAGGGTAACATCCTGGCCGGGACCGGCAAGCCTTCCAAAGAAATCCGTTTCCACCTGGGGATCATGAAGGCCCGGCCGGAGGTCGGCGCGGTTTTCCATGGCCATTCGGCCTACGCTACGGCTTATGTCACAGCCCGGGGTGAGTTGCCGGCGGTGACGGCAGCAGCTGAGGGCGGCCTGGGTAAAATCGGCGTCATCGGTTTCGCCCCGGCAGGTTCGGTGGAGCTGGCAGAGATGGTCAGTAAAGCCTTTCAGGACCCGGAGCTGAAGGCTGCCGTAATGACCCGCCACGGCTTTATCACTGTGGGACCAGACATTCACCGGGCTTTCTACCTGGCCGACGTTCTGGAGGATAACGCCCGGGTAGCCTTTTTGCTGGCCCAACTGGGCTAA
- a CDS encoding creatininase family protein, with translation MKSYNLLECAYVDAQEWFKETDTVMVPVGSCEKHGAHVPLGTDSFTTISVTERAAKIANVPYTPLLPFGYSAHHMGRVGEGCGTVTLSAETFRRVLYDIARSLIFHGANKIVFVTHHGSNTKPIDELLRKLRYQTGAFVAFYKTPTERECEVVKGILEGPPEETPGWHAGEMETAQMMAYDERLVDMSRAVNDRAHAPAWMGPNFSKKDGTVTVNFRGSENIFVPMEHHEYSDHATIGNPFRGTKEKGLKLFEKEAEHLAAFLEEVKKFPFQVENRDFPERA, from the coding sequence ATGAAAAGCTACAACCTCTTAGAATGTGCCTATGTCGACGCCCAGGAATGGTTCAAGGAAACCGATACCGTCATGGTGCCGGTGGGTAGCTGCGAGAAACACGGTGCCCACGTACCCCTTGGTACCGACAGCTTTACAACTATTTCCGTTACTGAGAGGGCTGCCAAAATTGCCAATGTACCTTATACTCCCCTGCTGCCCTTTGGCTATTCCGCCCACCACATGGGCCGGGTCGGCGAAGGCTGCGGCACCGTCACCCTCTCGGCTGAGACCTTCCGCCGGGTGCTTTACGATATCGCCCGCAGCTTGATTTTCCACGGCGCCAATAAAATCGTCTTTGTCACCCACCACGGTTCCAACACCAAGCCCATCGATGAGCTCCTGCGCAAGCTCCGCTACCAGACCGGCGCCTTTGTCGCCTTCTACAAGACCCCGACGGAACGGGAATGCGAGGTCGTCAAGGGTATCCTGGAAGGGCCGCCGGAGGAAACCCCGGGCTGGCACGCCGGCGAAATGGAAACCGCCCAGATGATGGCCTATGACGAGAGGCTGGTGGATATGAGCCGGGCCGTCAACGACCGCGCCCACGCCCCGGCCTGGATGGGTCCCAACTTCTCCAAGAAGGACGGCACCGTTACCGTCAATTTCCGGGGTTCGGAAAACATCTTCGTGCCCATGGAGCACCATGAGTATTCCGATCACGCCACCATTGGCAACCCCTTCCGGGGCACCAAAGAGAAGGGCTTGAAGCTCTTCGAGAAGGAGGCCGAGCACCTGGCAGCCTTCCTGGAAGAAGTTAAGAAATTCCCCTTCCAAGTAGAAAACCGCGACTTCCCCGAGAGGGCTTAA
- a CDS encoding LacI family DNA-binding transcriptional regulator, producing the protein MVTIKDVARHAGVSVTTVSRVLNNSQHPINPTTRERVLAAIEELGFCPNAAARSLQLNETRTIGLILPDIANPYYPGIVRGVEDVAHASGYTVILCNTDRSRERTQEYLRVLREKRVDGIIFTGGGAVEDASQSHFFEQENIATVVIGRHRGDLPAVQVNNTQAAREAVAHLLSLGHRRIATITGPGTSTTARDRLEGYKQALQDRGIGIDARLIIEGNFEFDSGYQAVARLPLRGADAITAIFAHNDLMAIGAMKAFQEQGLQLPRDVAVMGFDNVPLASYITPQLSTVAVPVYDLGMTAMKVLAELLAGREVPPVTTLATALQVRESTIIK; encoded by the coding sequence ATGGTCACTATAAAGGACGTCGCCAGACACGCCGGGGTTTCGGTTACCACCGTCTCCCGGGTTCTTAACAATAGCCAGCACCCCATCAATCCCACTACCAGAGAACGCGTTTTAGCAGCCATTGAAGAACTTGGCTTTTGCCCCAATGCCGCGGCCCGTAGCCTGCAGCTCAATGAAACCCGGACCATCGGCCTTATTCTGCCGGACATCGCCAACCCCTATTACCCGGGTATTGTCCGGGGTGTCGAGGATGTGGCCCATGCCTCTGGCTACACGGTTATTCTTTGCAACACCGACCGTTCCCGGGAGCGCACCCAGGAGTACCTCAGGGTGTTACGGGAGAAGCGCGTCGACGGGATAATCTTTACCGGCGGTGGTGCTGTCGAGGACGCCAGCCAGAGCCACTTTTTTGAACAGGAAAACATTGCCACCGTTGTTATCGGCCGTCACCGCGGTGACCTGCCGGCGGTGCAGGTCAACAACACCCAGGCTGCCCGGGAGGCGGTCGCGCACCTGCTGTCCCTGGGCCACCGGCGCATTGCCACCATTACCGGCCCCGGGACTTCGACTACCGCCAGGGACCGCCTGGAGGGTTACAAGCAAGCCCTGCAGGACCGGGGTATAGGAATAGATGCCCGGCTTATTATCGAAGGCAATTTTGAATTTGATAGTGGTTACCAGGCCGTAGCCCGGTTACCCCTCAGGGGAGCCGATGCCATAACCGCCATCTTTGCCCATAACGATTTAATGGCCATCGGGGCCATGAAGGCCTTTCAGGAACAGGGTTTACAGCTCCCGCGGGATGTAGCGGTTATGGGCTTTGATAATGTCCCCCTTGCTTCCTATATTACCCCCCAACTTTCTACCGTTGCCGTTCCTGTCTATGACCTGGGGATGACCGCCATGAAGGTACTGGCCGAGCTCCTCGCCGGCCGGGAGGTGCCGCCGGTTACCACCCTGGCGACAGCACTCCAGGTCAGGGAATCAACCATAATCAAATAA
- a CDS encoding FadR/GntR family transcriptional regulator, with amino-acid sequence MELQPIKTKKIYEEIVEQVKKSLSEGKLMPGERFFSERELSEKLGVSRASVREAIRALTTMGILEVKAGEGTFVRQVRDSDIVQPLVMALLLEEQQVLYLLEARQILEREIVHLAARRATTEEKEKLVGIVQEMANELARGFLQEDTDVRFHLAIAGMTHNPIVSRLMYTIADTIAQTLANKRQQLYSNQENARLLYEQHSEITQAIISGAADSARRAMTKHLRFVARKLKK; translated from the coding sequence ATGGAATTACAGCCCATTAAAACCAAGAAGATCTACGAAGAAATCGTCGAGCAGGTGAAAAAGTCCCTGAGTGAAGGCAAGCTTATGCCCGGGGAGCGCTTCTTCTCCGAAAGGGAGCTGTCGGAGAAACTGGGGGTCAGCCGGGCCTCGGTACGGGAGGCTATCCGCGCTTTGACCACCATGGGTATCCTGGAAGTAAAGGCCGGGGAGGGGACCTTTGTTCGCCAGGTCCGGGATAGCGATATAGTCCAGCCCCTGGTGATGGCCCTGCTCCTGGAGGAGCAGCAGGTCCTCTACCTGTTGGAGGCCCGGCAGATCTTGGAGCGGGAAATAGTCCACTTGGCGGCGCGGCGGGCGACCACCGAGGAAAAGGAGAAGCTGGTGGGTATCGTCCAGGAGATGGCTAACGAACTTGCCCGGGGCTTTCTCCAGGAGGATACTGACGTCAGGTTTCATCTGGCCATAGCCGGCATGACCCATAACCCCATTGTCTCCCGGCTGATGTACACCATCGCCGATACCATTGCCCAGACCTTGGCCAACAAGCGCCAGCAGCTCTACTCCAACCAGGAAAACGCCAGGCTTCTTTACGAGCAGCATAGCGAGATCACCCAGGCCATTATCTCCGGGGCGGCCGATTCCGCCCGCCGGGCCATGACCAAGCATCTGCGTTTTGTCGCCCGGAAGTTGAAGAAGTAA
- the hepT gene encoding type VII toxin-antitoxin system HepT family RNase toxin — protein sequence MESSKDTFIADNDNFAIAEHHLRRSLEPLLDIGRHIAAKKGLGRPEDYKSIITLLGKNGVIPWEFMIKIQGMAGYRNRLVHGYANVTAEEIYDLLKNNLSDFAEFVNYIIEYLNKENPAQKGGTDDGAKGCSRSPTPGH from the coding sequence ATGGAAAGTTCGAAGGATACGTTTATCGCCGATAATGATAACTTCGCGATTGCCGAACACCACCTGCGTCGCTCCCTGGAGCCCCTTCTGGACATTGGCCGACATATTGCCGCCAAGAAGGGGCTTGGCCGGCCCGAGGATTATAAAAGTATAATCACCTTGCTGGGAAAAAACGGCGTGATCCCTTGGGAGTTTATGATCAAAATCCAGGGTATGGCCGGTTACCGTAATCGCCTGGTACATGGTTATGCCAATGTTACGGCAGAGGAGATTTATGACCTCCTTAAAAATAATCTATCCGACTTTGCAGAGTTTGTAAATTATATAATTGAGTACCTGAATAAAGAGAATCCGGCTCAGAAAGGTGGGACAGATGATGGCGCCAAAGGTTGTTCCCGATCTCCAACCCCAGGCCATTGA
- the sucD gene encoding succinate--CoA ligase subunit alpha, with product MGILLGKETKVLVQGITGNEGSFWTERMLAAGTRIVGGVTPGKGGAKVYGVPVYNTVREVVEKQGAEASVIFVPPPFAKDATFEALEAGLKLIVLLVDGLPVQDALEVRTYARERGAYVIGPNNPGMATIGEAMLGFIPVWLADVYQPGNIGVIARSGSLINEVCSQIVAAGLGISTCIGLGGDPVPGTTLTEVLAVFQADEHTSGVVIIGEVGGSMEEDAADFMKAGGFTKPAVAFIAGRSAPPGKKMGHAGAIMTLGRGSVQSKESALQSAGVEIARRPSEVGRLLREIV from the coding sequence ATGGGGATCCTCTTGGGCAAGGAAACTAAGGTTCTAGTGCAGGGTATTACCGGTAACGAAGGCAGCTTCTGGACGGAACGCATGCTGGCTGCCGGGACCAGGATCGTGGGCGGGGTGACCCCGGGTAAAGGAGGGGCCAAAGTCTATGGAGTACCGGTATATAATACCGTCCGGGAGGTAGTAGAAAAGCAGGGTGCTGAGGCTTCGGTAATCTTTGTGCCGCCGCCCTTCGCTAAAGATGCCACCTTCGAAGCCCTGGAAGCCGGTCTAAAACTGATCGTATTACTGGTGGACGGCCTGCCGGTTCAGGACGCCCTGGAGGTTAGGACTTATGCCAGGGAAAGAGGGGCCTACGTGATTGGACCCAACAACCCGGGTATGGCTACCATTGGCGAGGCTATGCTGGGTTTTATACCCGTCTGGCTCGCCGATGTCTACCAGCCTGGTAATATTGGCGTAATTGCCCGCAGCGGTAGTCTGATTAACGAGGTATGCTCCCAGATTGTGGCCGCCGGGCTAGGTATCAGTACCTGTATCGGCTTGGGGGGAGATCCGGTCCCCGGGACAACCCTCACTGAAGTCCTGGCCGTTTTCCAGGCTGATGAGCATACCAGCGGTGTAGTAATCATCGGCGAAGTGGGCGGTAGTATGGAAGAGGATGCGGCCGATTTTATGAAGGCAGGTGGCTTTACCAAACCGGCGGTGGCCTTTATTGCCGGCCGTTCGGCGCCGCCGGGGAAAAAGATGGGTCACGCCGGCGCCATTATGACCCTGGGCCGTGGTTCGGTGCAGAGTAAAGAAAGCGCCCTGCAGTCAGCTGGCGTTGAGATTGCCCGGCGACCTTCTGAGGTGGGCCGACTATTAAGAGAGATAGTTTAG
- the sucC gene encoding ADP-forming succinate--CoA ligase subunit beta has protein sequence MKLYEYEGKGLFREKGLPVPRGMMVTSAEAAAEAATQLGGEVVIKSQILQGGRGKAGGIKFATSPEEAREKAAAILGTTLKAETVSKLLIEERLAIARELYLSITIDPVQASPLIMASATGGMDIEEVARETPEGIIKETIPIFRGLMPFQARRIAFLLGLTGKEVNAFAAILLKLYQVFRSYDAELVEINPLVITNEGKMLAADAKVNIYDGALFRQKEFVKGPERYDNEREYQAAQYGLGYVKLDGNIGVLCTGAGLTMTVLDLIKYYGGQPANFLEFGGATYKNSYYAMQLVLEDPDVKVILINTFGLVARADVISQGLAQAIKELKPRQPIVASIRGTGEEEARRILKEEAGIEPYANVEAAVQAAVKLAGGQSHGDPLGQGN, from the coding sequence ATGAAACTTTATGAATACGAGGGCAAAGGGCTTTTTAGGGAAAAGGGGCTCCCCGTCCCCCGGGGGATGATGGTAACCTCAGCTGAGGCGGCCGCAGAGGCCGCCACCCAGCTCGGAGGCGAGGTTGTCATTAAATCCCAGATTTTGCAAGGCGGCCGGGGCAAGGCCGGGGGGATTAAGTTTGCCACCTCACCGGAAGAGGCCCGGGAAAAAGCAGCAGCCATTCTAGGGACTACCCTCAAGGCGGAAACAGTGAGCAAACTGTTAATCGAAGAAAGGCTGGCTATTGCCAGGGAACTCTATCTATCGATTACCATCGATCCGGTTCAGGCTTCACCCCTTATTATGGCCAGCGCCACCGGGGGAATGGATATCGAGGAGGTTGCCCGGGAGACACCAGAGGGCATAATAAAAGAAACCATTCCTATTTTCCGTGGCCTCATGCCCTTCCAGGCCCGGAGGATAGCCTTCCTACTGGGTTTGACGGGAAAAGAAGTCAATGCTTTCGCAGCTATCCTATTGAAACTTTATCAGGTTTTCCGTTCTTACGACGCCGAGCTAGTGGAAATTAACCCCCTGGTCATTACCAACGAAGGTAAAATGCTAGCTGCGGACGCCAAGGTCAACATCTATGACGGTGCTTTATTCCGCCAGAAGGAGTTTGTTAAAGGGCCAGAGCGTTATGATAACGAGCGTGAATACCAGGCGGCCCAGTACGGCCTGGGTTATGTTAAACTGGATGGTAATATTGGCGTCCTTTGTACCGGTGCGGGCTTGACCATGACCGTTCTGGACTTAATTAAATACTATGGTGGTCAGCCGGCCAATTTCCTGGAATTTGGCGGTGCGACTTATAAAAACTCCTATTATGCCATGCAACTGGTACTGGAAGACCCCGATGTCAAGGTGATATTAATCAATACCTTCGGCCTGGTGGCCCGGGCGGATGTCATTAGCCAGGGCCTGGCCCAGGCAATCAAGGAACTTAAACCCCGTCAACCCATTGTCGCCTCCATCCGCGGCACCGGGGAGGAGGAAGCCCGGCGCATTTTGAAGGAAGAGGCCGGCATTGAGCCTTACGCCAATGTAGAAGCAGCCGTCCAGGCAGCGGTAAAACTAGCAGGAGGTCAAAGCCATGGGGATCCTCTTGGGCAAGGAAACTAA
- a CDS encoding 2-oxoacid:acceptor oxidoreductase family protein → MARTEVLVSGFGGQGVVRIGQTLSTAAVYQDLKTTMLVSHGTETRGGYVRTQVVISPETIDSPVVENPDYFVALSKAAYNRFIHLAKKGLVIYDPAYVEPDSSLTVKHIPLAARDTAERELGRELYANAIVLGAMAKMMTGLVDKENILKAMLERIPRFHEENKKAFEIGYSLISKE, encoded by the coding sequence ATGGCCAGAACGGAAGTACTGGTGAGCGGCTTTGGCGGGCAGGGGGTTGTACGTATCGGCCAGACCCTCAGCACCGCGGCCGTTTACCAGGATCTGAAGACAACCATGCTGGTCAGCCATGGGACGGAAACCAGGGGCGGCTATGTCCGGACCCAGGTGGTAATCTCACCGGAAACCATCGACAGCCCGGTGGTCGAGAACCCGGATTACTTTGTTGCCCTCTCCAAGGCTGCTTATAACCGCTTTATTCATCTGGCGAAAAAAGGTCTCGTCATTTATGACCCGGCCTATGTAGAACCGGATTCTTCCCTGACGGTAAAGCATATTCCCCTGGCGGCCCGGGATACGGCCGAACGGGAACTGGGCCGGGAACTTTACGCCAACGCCATTGTCCTGGGGGCCATGGCCAAAATGATGACCGGCCTGGTGGATAAAGAAAACATCCTGAAAGCCATGCTGGAAAGGATCCCTCGCTTCCATGAAGAAAACAAAAAGGCCTTTGAAATAGGTTATTCCCTTATATCAAAGGAGTAG
- a CDS encoding thiamine pyrophosphate-dependent enzyme, whose amino-acid sequence MDYLATKYLRPRKIPSTACSGCGLGQVHKKVVKAIDELGLEIGDVVWGTGIGCAGRQTFNTWKGDNFAGTHGRVYAITTGLRLALPPDKKIILTVGDGDAFGIGFLHLLNCARRNVDMTVIVCDNLGYQSTGGQYGWTTPRGIHTDSSPYGNYENNWTSEGRDVLNILREAGATFLARHTSLQGQEAVESIKKAILNRGFSLVHMPYPCVTNFADRALGSRKPLVIYKWFEEHTCGLKDKGPDDFAFRTGIYYDASNTRPEFSEYIRNFVAEVQRRYN is encoded by the coding sequence ATGGATTATTTAGCTACTAAGTATTTACGGCCGCGGAAAATACCGAGCACGGCTTGTAGCGGTTGCGGTCTCGGCCAGGTCCACAAAAAAGTAGTTAAGGCTATCGATGAATTGGGCCTGGAAATCGGTGACGTTGTCTGGGGCACCGGTATCGGCTGCGCCGGCCGGCAGACCTTTAATACCTGGAAGGGCGACAACTTTGCCGGCACCCATGGCCGGGTCTATGCCATAACAACGGGTTTGCGCCTGGCCCTGCCCCCGGATAAAAAGATAATTCTTACCGTGGGCGATGGCGATGCCTTTGGTATCGGTTTTCTCCACTTGTTAAATTGCGCCCGCCGCAATGTGGATATGACGGTAATTGTATGTGATAATCTGGGTTACCAATCTACCGGCGGCCAGTACGGCTGGACTACTCCCCGGGGTATCCATACCGACAGCAGCCCTTATGGTAACTATGAAAATAACTGGACCTCCGAGGGCCGGGATGTCCTCAACATCCTGCGGGAAGCCGGGGCAACCTTCCTGGCCCGCCATACCAGTCTCCAGGGTCAGGAGGCCGTGGAGAGCATCAAAAAGGCCATTCTGAACCGGGGCTTCTCCCTGGTGCATATGCCTTATCCCTGTGTGACCAATTTTGCCGACCGGGCCCTGGGTAGCCGTAAGCCCCTGGTTATCTATAAATGGTTCGAGGAGCATACCTGCGGCTTAAAGGATAAAGGTCCTGATGATTTTGCTTTCCGTACCGGCATTTACTATGACGCCAGCAATACCCGCCCCGAGTTTTCCGAGTATATCAGGAACTTTGTTGCCGAAGTTCAAAGGAGGTATAACTAA
- a CDS encoding 2-oxoglutarate ferredoxin oxidoreductase subunit alpha — translation MRKTLDTGNAAITEGAIIAGCKLFAGYPITPATEIAENMSRRLPQIGGYYVQAEDELTALHVCIGGSLGGLKAMTATSGPGFILYADPMGWALGSEIPLVVVNAQRVGPVSGITGAPGQGEFYLSRYPTQGGNYETIVLAPNSVQEAFSTTVEAFYLAERFRMPVIILADQLVTDGWESLSIPETPEEIEAMGLKVIPRRIKEGPEFYPATDEIDIPPVVLGHNTGAACSDWTPTPEGYDTEEVDFQHKHAYRLIYKVRNHKDLITRYESYFVDDNPELVLVAYGSPSRVVISAVKQAREQGLKVGALRLISLWPFPDEIFKVQAKYLSVELNYDGQLVREIQRAVPKGSEVHFFGKCGELPTVAELEELMQALLTGKEIQARNWEWEAW, via the coding sequence ATGCGAAAAACACTGGATACCGGTAATGCGGCCATTACTGAAGGGGCGATTATCGCCGGGTGTAAACTCTTTGCCGGTTACCCCATAACCCCGGCAACGGAGATTGCCGAAAATATGTCCCGGCGCTTACCCCAGATAGGCGGTTATTACGTCCAAGCTGAAGATGAATTAACAGCCCTGCACGTCTGTATAGGTGGTTCCCTGGGAGGATTAAAGGCCATGACCGCCACTTCCGGGCCTGGTTTCATCCTTTATGCCGACCCCATGGGCTGGGCCCTGGGCAGTGAAATACCCCTGGTAGTAGTTAATGCCCAGCGGGTGGGGCCGGTGAGCGGTATTACTGGTGCCCCGGGGCAGGGCGAATTTTACCTGAGCCGTTATCCGACCCAGGGGGGTAATTACGAGACCATTGTTCTGGCTCCCAATAGTGTCCAGGAGGCCTTTTCCACCACTGTAGAAGCCTTTTATCTGGCCGAACGTTTCCGCATGCCGGTGATCATCCTGGCCGACCAGTTGGTCACCGATGGCTGGGAGAGTTTGAGTATACCGGAAACGCCGGAAGAAATAGAGGCTATGGGCTTGAAAGTAATTCCCCGCCGGATCAAAGAAGGGCCGGAATTCTACCCGGCCACCGATGAAATTGATATTCCGCCAGTAGTTCTGGGCCATAACACCGGCGCCGCCTGTTCCGACTGGACTCCCACCCCGGAGGGTTACGACACCGAGGAAGTAGACTTCCAGCATAAACACGCTTATCGCTTAATTTATAAGGTAAGAAACCATAAGGACCTGATAACTCGTTATGAATCCTATTTTGTTGATGATAATCCGGAGCTAGTCCTGGTTGCCTATGGCAGTCCTTCGCGGGTGGTTATCAGTGCCGTTAAACAGGCCCGCGAGCAAGGATTGAAAGTAGGCGCCCTGAGGCTTATCTCCCTGTGGCCATTTCCTGATGAGATTTTTAAAGTACAGGCCAAGTATTTGAGTGTGGAATTAAATTACGATGGTCAGCTGGTGCGGGAGATTCAACGGGCCGTTCCTAAGGGCAGCGAGGTTCATTTCTTCGGCAAATGCGGCGAACTGCCGACGGTGGCTGAACTGGAAGAATTAATGCAGGCATTGCTGACAGGTAAAGAAATCCAGGCGCGGAACTGGGAATGGGAGGCGTGGTAA